The Mucilaginibacter yixingensis genome window below encodes:
- a CDS encoding DUF1800 family protein, with protein MNNSRQIKHLYARAGFGIRFEDLHQHENWSVKKAAKKLFEASVQIQNIKVVTENLDLRYHPNQSEDEKKAIQEERNKQEKALNNTWMQQMSTSDAQLREKMTLFWHNHFACNIGNSYYEQQLNNIERANALGNFKTMLIQVSQAPGMLQFLNNQQNVKNHPNENFARELMELFTMGRGNYTEQDIKESARAFTGWQYDGKTASFVFRPGVHDTGVKTFLGNQANFCGEDIIDIIIKNPVTAKYICTKLYRYLVNDIPDDGHISQMADLFYKNNYEITPLLEFVFTADWFYDDKNIGNLIKSPVEFLVGLNRQFYVNYQNPDVLMQFQRTLGQVLFRPPNVAGWPGGRSWIDSSSLMYRMKIPSTILSAGIIDFNGKPTPEDQAYLAATKRQQFNVIKRTLTVPDWDRFFQKIPLKTPHPEIAQFMLEPTMSARVLDEVNSAPDIKTMLIQVVSTPEYQLC; from the coding sequence ATGAACAATTCCAGGCAAATAAAACACCTATATGCCCGTGCTGGCTTTGGTATCCGGTTTGAAGATTTGCATCAGCATGAAAATTGGTCTGTAAAAAAAGCCGCAAAAAAACTTTTTGAGGCATCTGTGCAGATACAAAACATCAAGGTGGTGACAGAGAACCTGGATTTACGTTACCATCCCAATCAATCAGAAGACGAAAAGAAAGCCATACAAGAGGAGCGCAACAAGCAGGAGAAAGCCCTTAACAATACATGGATGCAGCAAATGTCTACCAGTGATGCGCAGCTGCGCGAGAAGATGACGCTGTTTTGGCACAACCATTTTGCCTGTAACATTGGCAACTCTTATTATGAGCAACAGCTGAATAATATTGAGCGCGCCAATGCACTGGGAAATTTCAAAACCATGCTCATCCAGGTATCACAAGCACCGGGCATGCTGCAGTTTTTGAACAATCAGCAAAACGTTAAAAACCACCCGAATGAGAATTTTGCTCGCGAACTGATGGAGCTTTTCACCATGGGGCGCGGCAATTATACCGAGCAGGACATTAAAGAGTCGGCCCGGGCATTTACCGGCTGGCAGTATGATGGCAAAACGGCCTCGTTTGTTTTCAGGCCGGGCGTGCATGATACAGGCGTTAAAACTTTTTTGGGTAACCAGGCCAATTTTTGCGGCGAAGACATCATCGATATCATCATCAAAAACCCGGTTACGGCAAAGTATATCTGCACCAAGCTGTACCGTTATCTGGTAAATGATATACCAGATGATGGACACATTAGCCAGATGGCCGATCTGTTTTACAAAAACAACTACGAGATTACGCCACTGTTGGAATTTGTTTTTACGGCCGATTGGTTTTATGACGATAAGAACATTGGCAACCTCATCAAATCGCCGGTGGAGTTTCTGGTGGGATTGAATCGCCAGTTTTATGTGAATTATCAAAACCCTGATGTGCTGATGCAGTTTCAGCGCACATTGGGGCAGGTATTGTTCCGGCCGCCAAACGTGGCCGGCTGGCCGGGCGGGCGCAGCTGGATTGACAGCTCATCGCTCATGTACCGCATGAAGATACCCAGCACTATACTTAGCGCCGGAATAATTGATTTTAACGGCAAGCCAACACCCGAAGACCAGGCATACCTGGCCGCCACCAAAAGGCAGCAGTTCAATGTAATTAAACGCACGCTTACGGTGCCAGACTGGGACAGGTTTTTCCAGAAGATCCCGCTAAAAACACCGCATCCGGAGATCGCCCAGTTTATGCTGGAACCAACCATGTCTGCCCGGGTATTAGACGAAGTAAACAGTGCACCAGATATAAAAACCATGTTGATACAGGTGGTATCAACACCAGAGTATCAGTTATGTTAA